The Thermacetogenium phaeum DSM 12270 genome segment GCCATTCCCTGTTCTACCATGGTTAAAACAGAAACCTGCTCCTCTCCCTGAGTCGGAACCAGCTTTGCAATAGGTACGTTGCGTTCCGTTATGAGCAGTATTTCTCCCTTTTTGACGCGTCTGAGGTATTCGCTAAAGCGGTTCT includes the following:
- a CDS encoding type II toxin-antitoxin system Phd/YefM family antitoxin; translated protein: MKAGIREVKNRFSEYLRRVKKGEILLITERNVPIAKLVPTQGEEQVSVLTMVEQGMASWRGGKPQGIATPPVISGNKSIAALVVKDRR